GACAACGCCCTGCGCCACGGCGCGGGGCGGACCCGCGTGGCCGTCGCCGTCGGCGACAGGCGCCTGACCGTGCGGGTCAGCGACGACGGGCCCGGCGTGCCGGAGGACGCGCTGGCGCGCCTCACCGAGCCCTTCTACAAGGTCGACCGGGGCGGCGACGGGCTGGGTCTGGGCCTGGCGTTCGTGGCCCACGTCGCCCGCGCGCTCGGCGGCGAGCTGGCGCTGTCCAACACGGGCACCGGTCTCGAGGCGACGCTCAGCCTGCCGGTGGTGGCGCAGCAGGCGTGAGGGGCGGGGCGAGCCGCATCGAGCTCCAGACCGCCAGACCTCGCTGGCGGCTCGGCACCGGATGGCTCGAGCCCGGCTGACTCCCCGCCACCGAACCGATCGCGGGCCGAACGCTAGACCCGAACCAGGTCTGCTCTCGTTCTGGGTCTCCAACCCCCGTCCCGAACGCTCGTGAGCGGTTGCTTCAGCAGTGGCCCCCGCATACACTCATGAGCGGCACCTGAGAGACGAGGCCCGTGCAGCCCCGCCCGGGCCCGGATGCACAATCGGAGGGATATATCGTATGCGGTCCGTTTTGCGTGCTCTTTGCCTGGGGGCGATGGTCCTTGGCTGCACCGTCGTGGTGGCGCGGTCCTCGGCCGAGACCCCCGACCCGCCCGACGCCACGACGCTCGAAGCGGTGAGGCAGAAGGGCCAGGAAGTCTTCACGACCAACTGCATGGGCTGTCACGGACCGACGGGGGGCGGCGGCGTGGGCGTGCCGCTCGCAGGCAACGACTTCCTCGAGGACACCGAGTACGTCATCGAGCAGATCGTGTACGGCGGTGGCTTCATGCCCGGCTTCGGGCACCTCAGCGACGAAGAGATCGCTGCGGTGGCGACCTACGTGAGGACGAGCTGGGGCAACGACTTCGGGCTCGTGACCGTGGAAGAGGTCGCGGCGCACCGTTGAACGTAGTGGCCGGCTCGGCATACACGTCGCTTGGGCGGCGCGTGAGCGCCATTCGAGTCCAGAACCAGTTCCAGGTGGGAGGTAGGCATCGCATGAAGGCAACAAGGCTAGCTCTGGCGGTGATCACGGCCGTCGCCCTCGGCACATGTGCCGTTTGGGCCCAGGGTCCGGCGGTCCAATGGGAGCCGCTCACGATGGACCGGCTCCTCGACCCCGAGGCCGGTGACTGGATCAACGTCCGCCGGACGTACGACGGGGCGGGCTACAGCCCCCTGTCGCAGATCAACTCGGAGAACGTAGACCAGCTGCGCGTGGCATGGGCCTACTCGTTCTCGGACGACACTCGCTGGGCGCC
The nucleotide sequence above comes from Trueperaceae bacterium. Encoded proteins:
- a CDS encoding cytochrome c, whose amino-acid sequence is MRALCLGAMVLGCTVVVARSSAETPDPPDATTLEAVRQKGQEVFTTNCMGCHGPTGGGGVGVPLAGNDFLEDTEYVIEQIVYGGGFMPGFGHLSDEEIAAVATYVRTSWGNDFGLVTVEEVAAHR
- a CDS encoding sensor histidine kinase — encoded protein: DNALRHGAGRTRVAVAVGDRRLTVRVSDDGPGVPEDALARLTEPFYKVDRGGDGLGLGLAFVAHVARALGGELALSNTGTGLEATLSLPVVAQQA